The following coding sequences lie in one Pseudomonadota bacterium genomic window:
- a CDS encoding elongation factor G, with protein MLLDRSLVRNIGISAHVDSGKTTLTERVLFYTKRIHQIHDVKGKDGVGAKMDSMDLERERGITICSAATHCEWLGHHISIIDTPGHVDFTIEVERSLRVLDGAILVLCAVAGVQSQSFTVDRQMRRYGVPRLAFVNKCDRAGANPVRVRNQLRETLALNPVLLQLPIGLADAFEGLIDLIEMKAYSFSGPNGETIEERPIPADQVSEAATAREEMLDALSMFSDALTEAMLEDRVTIELIRAAVRRATIDLKIVPVLLGSAYKNKGVQRLLDAVIQYLPDPSEVPNEAIDLDNDGAKIAVRSDPALPMIALAFKLEDGRYGQLTYLRIYQGTMARDDSVINVRTGKKHKVGRLVRMHADEMEDIQEAGPGEIVAMFGIDCNSGDSFTDGKINVSMTAMHVPDPVVSLSVRATDTASETRLSKALRRFTKEDPTFRVTTDAESAETLVSGMGELHLEIYLERMKREYNVSVEVSPPQVAYRETVSRRADFDYLHKKQTGGSGQYGRVVGFIEPQPGGGFTFDDETRGGVIPKQFISSVEKGFRSMQAKGRLIGVPVVDVRVVVNDGAAHAVDSSDIAFQEASRGAWRSCYEKASPRILEPIMRVVVETPADFGGAVLTTLVQRRGMIIGSQEVDQMARIEAEVPLAEMFGYVTALRSATQGKAEFTMEFGRYLEVPVNIGEELVAKARREQQG; from the coding sequence ATGTTATTGGACCGGTCTCTCGTCAGAAACATTGGCATCTCAGCCCACGTGGACAGCGGCAAGACGACGCTGACCGAGCGGGTGCTCTTCTACACCAAGCGGATCCATCAGATTCACGACGTCAAGGGCAAGGACGGCGTCGGCGCGAAGATGGACTCGATGGACCTCGAGCGCGAGCGGGGCATCACGATCTGCAGCGCGGCGACCCACTGCGAGTGGCTCGGACACCACATCAGCATCATCGACACGCCGGGACACGTCGACTTCACGATCGAGGTCGAGCGCTCCCTGCGCGTGCTCGACGGCGCGATTCTGGTGCTCTGCGCCGTCGCCGGCGTGCAGAGCCAGTCCTTCACCGTCGACCGGCAGATGCGCCGCTACGGCGTGCCGCGGCTCGCCTTCGTCAACAAATGCGACCGCGCCGGCGCCAACCCGGTGCGCGTACGCAATCAGCTGCGCGAGACGCTCGCGCTCAACCCCGTGCTCTTGCAGCTGCCGATTGGCCTTGCAGACGCCTTCGAGGGGCTGATCGACCTGATCGAGATGAAGGCCTACAGCTTCTCCGGCCCCAACGGTGAGACGATCGAGGAGCGCCCGATCCCCGCCGACCAGGTCAGCGAGGCCGCCACGGCCCGTGAGGAGATGCTCGACGCCCTGTCGATGTTCTCCGATGCGTTGACCGAGGCGATGCTCGAGGACCGCGTCACGATCGAGCTGATCCGCGCCGCGGTGCGCCGCGCGACGATCGACCTCAAAATCGTGCCGGTGTTGCTCGGCTCGGCCTACAAGAACAAGGGCGTCCAGCGGCTGCTCGACGCGGTGATCCAATACCTGCCCGATCCGAGCGAGGTGCCGAACGAGGCGATCGACCTCGACAATGATGGGGCCAAGATCGCCGTGCGCAGCGATCCCGCGCTGCCGATGATCGCGCTGGCCTTCAAGCTCGAGGATGGCCGCTACGGCCAGCTGACCTATCTGCGCATCTACCAGGGCACGATGGCGCGCGACGACAGCGTGATCAACGTCCGCACCGGCAAGAAGCATAAGGTCGGGCGCCTGGTCCGGATGCACGCCGATGAGATGGAGGATATCCAGGAGGCCGGCCCCGGCGAGATCGTCGCCATGTTCGGCATCGACTGCAACTCGGGCGACAGCTTCACCGACGGCAAGATCAACGTCTCGATGACAGCGATGCACGTGCCCGATCCGGTCGTCTCGCTCTCCGTGCGTGCCACCGACACCGCCTCGGAGACGCGCCTCTCCAAGGCCCTGCGACGCTTCACCAAGGAGGACCCCACCTTCCGCGTGACCACCGACGCCGAATCCGCCGAGACGTTGGTCAGCGGGATGGGCGAGCTGCACCTCGAGATCTACCTCGAGCGGATGAAGCGCGAGTACAACGTCTCCGTCGAGGTCTCGCCGCCGCAGGTGGCCTACCGCGAGACGGTCTCGCGCCGCGCCGACTTCGACTACCTGCACAAGAAGCAGACGGGCGGCTCCGGGCAATACGGTCGGGTGGTCGGCTTCATCGAGCCGCAGCCCGGCGGGGGCTTCACCTTCGACGATGAGACGCGCGGCGGCGTGATCCCGAAGCAGTTCATCAGCTCGGTGGAGAAGGGCTTCCGCTCGATGCAGGCCAAGGGCCGGTTGATCGGCGTGCCCGTGGTCGACGTCCGCGTGGTCGTCAACGACGGCGCCGCGCATGCGGTCGACTCCTCGGATATCGCCTTCCAGGAGGCCTCGCGCGGTGCCTGGCGCAGCTGTTACGAGAAGGCGTCGCCGCGCATCCTCGAGCCGATCATGCGCGTCGTGGTCGAGACCCCCGCCGACTTCGGCGGCGCGGTGCTGACCACCTTGGTGCAGCGGCGCGGCATGATCATCGGCTCGCAGGAGGTCGATCAGATGGCCCGCATCGAGGCCGAGGTGCCGCTGGCGGAGATGTTCGGCTATGTCACGGCGCTGCGCTCGGCCACCCAGGGCAAGGCCGAGTTCACGATGGAGTTCGGCCGCTACCTCGAGGTGCCGGTCAACATTGGCGAGGAGCTGGTGGCGAAGGCGCGCCGCGAACAGCAGGGCTGA
- a CDS encoding AAA family ATPase produces the protein MDSQKPPALASSATLQDSVTLQNPLHLLAQSMHGWPGAGRLGVVMARAGEGKTACLVQISLSHLLRGQTVLHVSLEHTLDHVQSWYDALFDHVAGDEEERRLEATQALVTHRRIILTFGDRRLRPEKLAESLAALRATTRFQPEVLIIDGYDFDGLSTEEQHSAIDGFLAQAAELGAELWMAVQTHREHTGQHPLRMPPPTDAWGERIEVALFLEPHDGAVAVRLLKRHNESSPAETALRLQPRTHRLVTQEFKVVGDGLSAQTTASGVTLLSGGAAGTESEFGACAERWGLRELNFTFAGRTPARARNLLWLSEQELAQGAVSPIYLQAHMHRTFPDSDQLRRTLQSIWHQVNTASEVFAVGIIQPDETVKGGTGWAVELGRSWKKAVHVYDQERRAWYAWEGTRWVAEEPPLIRARRWCGTGTRSLAEHGRNAIHELFERSFGPARQS, from the coding sequence ATGGACAGTCAGAAACCGCCCGCGCTGGCGAGCTCGGCAACGCTACAGGACTCAGTCACGCTGCAGAATCCGCTGCACCTCTTGGCGCAGTCGATGCACGGCTGGCCGGGCGCCGGCCGCCTCGGGGTGGTGATGGCGCGCGCCGGCGAGGGCAAGACCGCGTGCCTGGTGCAGATCAGTCTCAGCCACCTGCTGCGCGGCCAGACGGTGCTGCACGTCTCGCTGGAGCACACCCTCGACCATGTGCAGTCTTGGTATGACGCGCTCTTCGACCACGTCGCCGGCGACGAGGAAGAGCGCCGGCTCGAGGCGACGCAGGCGTTGGTCACGCACCGCCGCATCATTCTGACCTTCGGGGACCGCCGGCTGCGCCCGGAGAAGCTGGCGGAGTCGCTGGCGGCGCTGCGCGCGACGACCCGCTTTCAACCCGAGGTGCTGATCATCGACGGCTACGACTTCGATGGCCTGAGCACCGAAGAACAGCACAGCGCGATCGATGGCTTCCTCGCCCAGGCCGCCGAGCTCGGCGCCGAGCTGTGGATGGCGGTGCAGACGCACCGCGAGCATACGGGACAGCATCCCCTGCGGATGCCGCCGCCCACCGACGCCTGGGGTGAGCGGATCGAGGTGGCGCTCTTCCTCGAGCCGCATGACGGCGCCGTGGCCGTGCGCCTGCTCAAACGCCACAACGAGAGCTCCCCGGCAGAGACGGCGCTGCGGCTGCAGCCGCGCACGCATCGGCTCGTGACGCAGGAGTTCAAGGTCGTCGGCGACGGTCTCAGCGCGCAAACGACGGCCAGCGGGGTTACGCTGCTCTCCGGCGGTGCCGCGGGCACCGAGAGCGAGTTCGGCGCCTGCGCCGAGCGCTGGGGTCTGCGCGAGCTGAACTTCACCTTCGCCGGGCGCACGCCGGCCCGCGCGCGCAACCTCCTCTGGCTCAGCGAGCAGGAGCTGGCCCAGGGTGCCGTCAGCCCGATCTACCTGCAGGCCCACATGCATCGCACCTTTCCGGATAGCGACCAGCTCCGGCGCACGCTGCAGAGCATCTGGCATCAGGTCAACACGGCGAGCGAGGTCTTCGCGGTCGGGATCATCCAACCCGACGAGACCGTCAAGGGCGGCACCGGCTGGGCCGTGGAGCTGGGCCGGTCGTGGAAGAAGGCCGTCCACGTCTACGACCAGGAGCGCCGCGCTTGGTACGCCTGGGAGGGGACGCGCTGGGTCGCCGAGGAGCCGCCGCTGATCCGCGCCCGCCGCTGGTGTGGCACCGGCACGCGCAGCCTCGCCGAGCACGGCCGCAACGCGATTCACGAGCTCTTCGAGCGCTCCTTCGGCCCCGCCCGGCAAAGCTGA
- a CDS encoding undecaprenyl-diphosphate phosphatase, with product MRPIPALPLRGPIARRQPPIKRQSGASVGRALDGPRDICIRRPSRVCPASPRQPLGPARGLAWQERLVHQAVRPLGLSDAVVLGVVEGLTEFLPISSTGHLIIAGHLLGQEGELAATFEIVIQLGAILAVVWLYRSRLWQLARGLDQAGPRLLVAKLLLAFLPAAVAGLLLHRPIKLHLFDPAVVAWALVAGGLAILLIERRDHSRGVAELEQVSLRQALVIGLAQTLALIPGVSRAGATIMGGLLVGLRRTTATEFSFFLAIPTIGAATLYDLARHYTLFADQGAAPLGVGLVTALVTAMLVIRWLLSYVSRRDFSAFGYYRVALGALALLLLKRGVR from the coding sequence ATGCGTCCCATACCCGCCCTCCCCTTGCGTGGGCCTATCGCACGGCGCCAGCCGCCGATCAAGCGTCAGTCGGGCGCGTCAGTCGGGCGCGCTCTGGATGGGCCCCGCGACATTTGCATTCGTCGCCCAAGTCGGGTATGTCCCGCCTCCCCGCGCCAGCCCTTGGGCCCCGCGCGCGGCTTGGCGTGGCAGGAAAGGCTCGTGCACCAGGCAGTACGCCCACTCGGCTTGAGCGACGCGGTGGTTCTCGGCGTCGTCGAGGGCTTGACCGAGTTCTTGCCGATCTCGTCGACCGGCCATCTGATCATCGCCGGCCACCTGCTCGGCCAAGAGGGCGAGCTGGCCGCGACCTTCGAGATCGTGATCCAGCTCGGCGCGATCCTCGCCGTCGTCTGGCTCTACCGCAGCCGCCTCTGGCAGCTCGCGCGCGGCCTCGACCAGGCCGGCCCTCGCCTGCTCGTCGCCAAGCTGCTGCTGGCCTTCCTGCCGGCCGCCGTCGCCGGCTTGCTCTTGCACCGCCCGATCAAGCTGCACCTCTTCGATCCGGCGGTGGTGGCCTGGGCCTTGGTCGCCGGGGGCCTGGCGATCTTGCTGATCGAGCGCCGCGATCATAGCCGCGGGGTCGCCGAGCTCGAGCAGGTCAGCCTGCGGCAGGCCTTGGTCATCGGCCTGGCGCAGACGCTGGCGCTGATCCCCGGCGTTTCGCGCGCCGGCGCGACGATCATGGGCGGCCTGCTCGTCGGCCTACGCCGCACCACCGCGACCGAGTTTTCGTTCTTCCTCGCCATCCCGACGATCGGCGCCGCTACGCTCTACGACCTGGCGCGGCACTACACGCTCTTCGCCGACCAGGGCGCGGCGCCGCTCGGCGTGGGGCTGGTGACGGCCCTCGTTACAGCAATGCTGGTTATTCGCTGGCTCTTGTCGTATGTCAGCCGACGCGATTTCAGCGCCTTCGGCTACTATCGCGTGGCCCTCGGCGCCCTGGCGCTGCTTCTCCTCAAGCGCGGAGTTCGATGA